The genome window CGGCGAGGACATATCTCATTACTTTTTACCCCGCTGCGTTGCACGGAAATCGGCGATGGCCTTCTCGACGCGGTTCAGGAAATCCTGGTCGAACAATTTTCCAACGAGCGACTGCCGCGCCTTCTTGCCGGTCGCGGCGAATTCCTTCAACATGTTCGGGTCGGCCACCTCCAGGATGGTGACGCCGTTCTTCCGCATCGTCTGGATCGCGGCGGCATTCTCATCGCGGCTCTTGCGCGTGAGCTCGCCCATGTACTTCCGGCCGTTCCTCAGAAGGATCTCCTGAAGGTCCGGCGGCAGCGTGTCGAACTTCTTCTTGGACACCACGACCGCACCCGAGGCATCCGCCAGCGGCACGTTCAGCATGTACTTCACACGCGTGTTCCATTGCAACGCCACGGCAGCCAGCGGCGCCGTGTACGCACCATTGATCAGTCCGGTCTGCAGCGACGTGAGCACATCGGTCACCGACAGCGGAATGGGGCTGACGCCCAGCGACTGGAACGCGGCCGCGGCGATCGGATCGCCTTCCCATGCCCACATCTTCACGCCGTTCATATCGGCAACGGAGCGGACCGGCTTGTTGGTGAGCACGTACACGAACCCGACCTCGGCCCAGCCCAGGTTCACAAAATCATTCTTCGCGAACTCCGCGTTCAGT of Ignavibacteriota bacterium contains these proteins:
- the dctP gene encoding TRAP transporter substrate-binding protein DctP, yielding MKNFLKIMAVVCLAIIAAIPVSAQQYTIKFATLATDGTTWLNVMREYDAAVRKESGGRLGFKLYAGGVQGEDKDVMRKIRLGQLHSAGITGVGVGEISSKLRIHDAPFLFENPAEVDFFLKTFEQELNAEFAKNDFVNLGWAEVGFVYVLTNKPVRSVADMNGVKMWAWEGDPIAAAAFQSLGVSPIPLSVTDVLTSLQTGLINGAYTAPLAAVALQWNTRVKYMLNVPLADASGAVVVSKKKFDTLPPDLQEILLRNGRKYMGELTRKSRDENAAAIQTMRKNGVTILEVADPNMLKEFAATGKKARQSLVGKLFDQDFLNRVEKAIADFRATQRGKK